TGATTACGAAAATGTGTTGCGCACAGGTGCTTTGTCACGTTCTTCCATCATTGGTGAAGCTAAGAAAGGAAGGCTTAGATGGTCACGAGAAGATCAAGAGTTATATGTGTGTTTTGTTCTTAACTTGTTTGTACCTCTTCTTGTGACTTGTGTGCTTCTTTAAAACAAAGGTTACTAAATCGTTTctttttcctctctctctctctctctctctctctaattctTTAGATGGTGGCTATCGTTTTTCTTTGCGATAGTGGAAGGTATAGTAGTGGCTTGCACTTCTCTCCAGTATTCTGTATTTGCAGCCACAGCTCAGTAAGTTTTATTTCACTTTCTGAGTAGCaaaagatgttgtttttagATTCTATAAATTATGAGAGTTTATGCTTGTTCAGGGTCAAGCATGTAATGTTGACAGCATCTCTGCTAGTCTGCGGTGCAATGACGATGACTTGGCTTTGTGATACGATATCAGAATCTGGATTTGGTATTttttctcatctctctctctctctctctctctctctccatgcaATTGTGGTGATGCTGAAATGGAATACTATGTGAAACTTGCTCATAACCTGTTTCTGTGCATTTAACAGGTCATGGATCATCTCTAATTATTTGTGTGGGAATATTGACGGGCTACACAGAAACCTTACACAAGATGCTTAATCAAATCTCAGGtacatttgttttttcttacTCCAGAACGTATGGTTAAGTCTTTAAATTATACCCCACATGCCTCCTGGAAGCAACTATCTCTACTCAATTGATTTATAAGAAGAGAGAGCCATTGTTTTGTTGTCTGCAGGaagtttcacgaattggttgcCTTACTTGTTGGGCGTGCTGGGCATTTTCACGGTAGTAACTATGTTCGCTGTTGTTGTTACTGAGGGATGCAGGAAGATAAAGCTACAATATTATGGCTTTAAACTTGCTTCTGCTTCGAGGTAATCATCAGTTTTTGTGTGAAAAAAAAGATTGTTGTATGTTTGTAATTGTTACCAATATAACTATGCAACGTGTGGTTTACTCATAATTGTGTTTATGCTCTATGCTTTTGCCATTTGAGCAGAGAAGGTTCTCCAATAACAGAGGTGGAGCCATACATACCTTTTAACATCAACCCAGCAGGGATGCAGCCTGTTCTTACTACCACTTATCTCTTGGCATTTCCAAGCATTCTTGCAAGGTAAAGAACCTGTTATGTTCGAAACATTCTTGCTGCtttgtgttattattattaCCATTCTAAGGCTGACTATAAGGtgatgtgtatttttttttagcaTTCTGGGCTCTCCGTTCTTGTTACACGTGAAGGAGATATTAAACCCTGAAAGCACAGTTGGGGCACCGCCATGGGTTTACTACTCGATCTATGCCTTTTTCGTGTTTCTCTTCAACATCTTTGACATTGTGAGTGTTGCTTACTCTTTCTTTCTCAGTCTTGAGTTTCAATCTTCCATGAACATTAAATAGGACTGCTTGTTTTGTTATGAAGGCCAACTTGCCCAAGGAGATAGCGGATTACTTAAACAAAATGGGAGCGAGAATACCAAACATAAAGCCCGGGAAAGCCACAATTGAGTACCTAACGAAGATACAAGCATCAACCAGATTTTGGGGTAAAGctaagttgttgttgttgcattgTAGACTTGCTCATTATAACcaagttttggtttggttttgatttgaatCAGGAGGTCTACTGTTGAGCTTTTTGGCAACATCATCCAGTGTACTTGACCACTATCTACGCAGCATCAATCAAGGCTTTTCTATCGGGTTTACGTCGGTTTTAATCATCGCAAGTGTTCTTTCTCCATTCAATATCATTCACTTAAACCATTCTGATTTCATGTTTGTTGATATCTCTGTTGATTGGGTTTTACAGGTTGGTTCCATTATTGAACTCAGAAGATCTTACCATGCCTACAATGTAATGCCGAGTTTGAGCAAAGCTTTGAAGAGGTATGGTGTATGATGGGGATTCAAGAAACGTGAGAGATGATTATATATGTTTGTGGTTTAGATTTTCTGTAGCATTTTTGTTTTAGATTAGGTAGATGATATATATTAAGGTTCAAGCACACATTAGCATCATTGTCTTACCAAGAAGATTCATAGACTCAAGTCACTCAACTTTAAGAATCTACTtggtaaacaaaatatattttttctatcaCTAGTCGCATTAGCCAAACCACTACCTAAAGGTTAACACATTACCTAAGAGTGCAAACGTATGTCATCATAAGCGCGAGTGTTCTCTTCTCTAAGCCTAAGAATTTTTCTCACGGTGCCGCGTCCTCCACCGCTAAATCATTTCCTACTTCCGTTCATCTCCATCCGAAGGGACCAATTTGGATTGATAAACGAATAGGCCTCGAATCTTTTTCTTATTAGATATGTTTTTCAAGTAACACTACACTCACTATGGAGAGAGCGGAATAGTCGCAGACATGGTGAACCTCATCAAACTGCCAGCGGAGTACAAACCCACATCGATGAGGAACAAGCCAAAGGACTATGAGAAGATGGTTTGCTATAagatgagttttttttattaaatatttaacacaTGAAAACCATCTTCAACTCTTATAAATAGAAAAGGGTAGGAGATAAAACAACATACTTTGCCAAACAATAAGGATCAATAGAATAGTAATCCACATCATGCCTTTCAGGCCATGTAGAATCGCTGTGTTATTATTACTTTTAACCCTTTTGTCCATAACGGTTTGTGTAATGGTT
The window above is part of the Brassica napus cultivar Da-Ae chromosome C3, Da-Ae, whole genome shotgun sequence genome. Proteins encoded here:
- the LOC106445694 gene encoding preprotein translocase subunit SCY2, chloroplastic; this translates as MNSSQACLFHSPLQPISLPQPSYGFVSKRDPSLCYQPFRSRRCLATNLNISRTRETCFIHLNRRHLSTKERKSFSISYSDKRRNESIGSDEVLTDALDVEIVPQNSVVSKTLQDNNNRPKSFRNRFLDFVRISSVLNTAAERFFKSEIRRRLFVTAVLLVLSRVGYFIPLPGFDRRLIPQDYLSFVSGSVEELGEFGAEIKLSLFQLGLSPQIIASILMQVLCHVLPSLVKLRKEGLDGHEKIKSYIWWLSFFFAIVEGIVVACTSLQYSVFAATAQVKHVMLTASLLVCGAMTMTWLCDTISESGFGHGSSLIICVGILTGYTETLHKMLNQISGSFTNWLPYLLGVLGIFTVVTMFAVVVTEGCRKIKLQYYGFKLASASREGSPITEVEPYIPFNINPAGMQPVLTTTYLLAFPSILASILGSPFLLHVKEILNPESTVGAPPWVYYSIYAFFVFLFNIFDIANLPKEIADYLNKMGARIPNIKPGKATIEYLTKIQASTRFWGGLLLSFLATSSSVLDHYLRSINQGFSIGFTSVLIIVGSIIELRRSYHAYNVMPSLSKALKRYGV